The following are encoded together in the Silurus meridionalis isolate SWU-2019-XX chromosome 2, ASM1480568v1, whole genome shotgun sequence genome:
- the alms1 gene encoding LOW QUALITY PROTEIN: Alstrom syndrome protein 1 (The sequence of the model RefSeq protein was modified relative to this genomic sequence to represent the inferred CDS: deleted 2 bases in 1 codon) translates to MKQAAERFESLQLEQQDSCLSPALTLIPLGKTFLPSESTLLHQTDLEFLPLRGSPDVSAASERCPQMSRLIVDGEADPLNRSHDQASLSQHHLGVMSAIIEDVSSCCSLSQHSLSPSSNYQATHNHYQHLEMDLGVASRSAVPSSTEIVLSQTDAALSSTDYPKQSFLVLKDDPACFPKKESQFRPSESREQPQAGSSFLMPQRKSVSLSSNLSAISNITVRATSKQTLDTTDLHLKQHQIHGDSLLSILGGRDQTENNNTSTGHNITPTSEGGVHGAGLQRELWSSGRYKATDGSFLTSQPVFQSTPSVLFYRGAPAPAKLSPVYSHQDTVATSTQHSPKPDDIPPLTLSTSSHPSGAGAALATSLDPGDAHTESYLPRETPHSQETPSLVLDVPVATCEDTPLNQPTLTTLMPTSNKQLKDQETKLSAGRVHSLPSLSYVQKVDAWKANQSSSGSFYDSLSLHGLNGGVPFKRNEQDSVSEAEKQQSQQQPKKTASAFSASNNTLPTQTGSGLLPSVDVEEAGGAVRSISPSPFTHSHSQSSLGTVITPIQQDELQQHVNQLPLEHTDTISPCVKSTAAESLQSLSETNNQQPAKEPGTSPLKNPALLNLDQYSGMNTNSNRSNTVSSFPAGYHLEQSFQASIGASSVVSLEVDNYAPYWTSRPGSPPHPSEFNIEDRIPLYLHNLGIDQSPSTILNPFTRRGPIREPEFSPTDLCTIKGSVGSPTKSIQPSDADSLQKETFSSSSVLSAESNASLTQLFIPKSIVQPTRPSSSGSIRKAHFQQSTLSQPHTPPYSVSQEVDTSQREGSYGLPAQVSLDSTPAPAPGTWEGVKEGDSSLVGSGTLQEIRRLLGHAESLVSSHFSVTSSPGSHCYPESDTSFLSLRQNTQAYNDDSFLSVDRGFFGTSSLFLRLRPKGELVILIWASRDVHKFGSHEQRASTPSQGKEENLKSRDFRVAPRRAEPEGCSAADPDRAGPVTVSITQGNASTSDGEQQSLDHTENVAISSSEISLTHSQTEAEKGVLSDASSEHSLASRVAKLLQSESSVSVVTSRSSTADPDESRAREWLINKVSGGKCELNSEDRRRIEEIKRDLLLHTKSSSASESSSQSSAGTVPQPAVGFAAVRSAEDRLSEQLQRLSRIPLDSSVPLHTPVEDGVSQIPIKERRDLQHTHSPHSSQHLYINNGHAVHNDNVLESNSYPTPRSSDVWKLQTKMTNRSTKSEVGNGTAEKEKELRGEDVHAENEKNKTLPVTEAAHTVIRGTREFTPGLESGSVIGYKPHPNSQPTPSVKLQQNTTQRPDTPVSDSGELVTGSPTHHSNGPYSSREVPVSNTNKQQQVSIATETNLSKDRNADQYQNIGVVHGNSQMTSRHKENRQAAPNMPFFVSTAANSTLLPYKPHGSSELFYMAQTVREFSPNHSDSAVESSHPGSDDAVPPQFTPEVLGSRELVDNYVTPKHKEGIYSKRAKMKRASNLSGNGVYNQIGNTGPPGQLTGYRKSVFPENKQVPEHIEEEEEEVFIPLHMEANISTAEQHINCSAQHHNLGTESLPLLSKAIREKEQDQMVHNIGAEIGNSLDQLWHRFNERYSFQETQTRSDVEISLLERLERLSRLLQSSSPPHKPKQGHSTVEKSKSRRRETEPRRTLPKKHTAKYGKEKNAPKTAWEMKPLSTNQTAVEEKLRNQNYRFPAERDESASVSVETSSCQSTIDTPRLIRAFGPDRVSSGREVVAGSQALKPSDVLLKLHNNIKKQKRGHDSSGSESHLVSVATDDSMASDTLSSSSTCTQRSQRSTGCNTSSKMAKVKLVSRSIQAGDLEIVVNGTRRDTRDVGTTFPSPSSAKVTRASSGACSEVKTNKPRAPSTSAVQTQSDLRRHMLKKQTCYPNGLSWFVPADDLKWDARKENKPQTDAGQSESQAWFEPHTRTQPWRAPLRERHIQVEKGKPPEQKTHPENNYSRKSPALVRLTLQEALELHRPEFVSRSRERMKRLCLLAEERKIQAVFNKEREELFNRPSTLQQPKAPAPPPLLSKRVIPISEMIQRSKRIYAQLPEVQKRKEEEKRKAEYYTYRLNAQLFNKKITNHVLGRRAPWQ, encoded by the exons ATGAAGCAAGCAGCTGAGAGATTTGAATCTTTACAACTAG AACAGCAGGATAGCTGTTTATCGCCTGCACTGACGTTAATTCCTCTAGGAAAGACTTTCCTGCCTTCAGAGTCCACACTCCTCCATCAGACAGATTTAGAATTTCTTCCCTTGAG AGGATCTCCTGATGTGTCCGCTGCTTCGGAGAGGTGCCCTCAGATGTCACGCCTAATTGTGGATGGAGAGGCTGACCCATTAAACAGATCCCATGACCAGGCCTCACTATCACAACATCATTTAGGTGTGATGTCTGCAATTATTGAGGATGTTAGTAGCTGCTGCTCACTATCACAGCACAGCCTGTCACCTAGTAGCAATTACCAGGCAACGCACAATCATTATCAGCACCTAGAAATGGATCTTGGTGTAGCAAGTAGGAGTGCAGTCCCCTCTTCCACTGAGATTGTTCTCAGTCAGACAGATGCTGCCCTAAGCTCAACAGACTATCCTAAACAATCCTTTCTTGTCCTGAAAGACGATCCTGCATGTTTTCCTAAAAAGGAATCTCAGTTTAGACCTTCTGAAAGTAGAGAGCAGCCACAAGCTGGCTCTTCTTTTTTAATGCCGCAAAGGAAGAGCGTCTCACTTTCCTCCAATTTGTCTGCCATCTCAAATATTACAGTTCGTGCCACAAGCAAGCAAACACTTGACACCACTGACCTTCACCTCAAGCAGCATCAGATACATGGTGATTCATTATTATCCATACTAGGAGGTCGAGATCAAACTGAGAACAATAACACTTCAACTGGACACAATATAACTCCCACTAGTGAAGGTGGTGTACATGGGGCAGGGCTACAGAGAGAACTTTGGAGCTCAGGTAGATATAAAGCCACAGATGGTTCCTTTTTGACCTCTCAGCCTGTGTTTCAGTCCACACCTTCAGTACTCTTCTATAGAGGAGCACCAGCCCCAGCCAAACTCTCTCCAGTATATTCCCATCAAGACACCGTGGCTACATCAACCCAACACAGCCCTAAACCAGACGACATACCACCATTAACTCTAAGTACCTCAAGTCATCCAAGTGGTGCTGGAGCTGCACTTGCTACTTCTTTGGACCCAGGAGATGCTCATACAGAGTCATACCTTCCACGTGAAACACCTCATAGTCAAGAAACCCCTTCCCTGGTATTGGATGTGCCTGTTGCCACCTGTGAGGATACACCCCTTAATCAACCTACCCTAACCACACTCATGCCCACATCTAACAAACAGCTCAAAGACCAGGAGACTAAGCTGTCTGCAGGAAGAGTCCATTCTCTCCCCAGTCTCAGTTATGTACAGAAGGTTGATGCTTGGAAGGCCAATCAGAGTTCCAGCGGGTCATTTTATGACAGTTTGTCTCTCCACGGTTTAAATGGTGGTGTACCTTTTAAGAGGAATGAACAGGACTCTGTGTCTGAGgcagaaaaacaacaaagtCAGCAACAACCCAAAAAGACAGCCTCAGCATTTAGTGCCAGTAACAACACTCTACCCACACAGACAGGCAGTGGTTTGCTGCCTAGTGTAGATGTGGAAGAGGCAGGTGGAGCTGTAAGATCAATTTCACCATCACCATTTACACATTCTCATTCCCAGTCATCTCTTGGAACAGTGATCACCCCTATCCAGCAAGATGAACTGCAACAACATGTAAATCAGCTTCCCCTTGAACATACTGATACCATCTCTCCATGTGTCAAATCCACTGCAGCTGAATCATTACAGTCCTTGAGTGAAACAAATAACCAGCAGCCAGCTAAAGAACCTGGAACCAGTCCATTAAAGAACCCTGCTTTGCTGAATCTAGATCAGTACAGTGGCATGAACACAAATTCCAACAGGAGCAACACGGTTTCCAGTTTTCCAGCTGGGTACCATCTTGAGCAAAGCTTTCAGGCATCCATAGGTGCCTCCTCTGTTGTAAGTCTTGAAGTGGACAACTATGCACCGTACTGGACCTCCAGACCTGGATCCCCTCCTCATCCCTCTGAGTTTAATATCGAAGATAGAATCCCT CTTTACCTTCACAATTTGGGAATTGATCAGTCACCTTCAACGATCTTGAATCCCTTTACACGCCGTGGACCAATCAGAGAGCCCGAATTTTCTCCTACTGATTTGTGTACTATTAAAGGCTCAGTAGGATCACCCACCAAGAGCATACAACCATCTGAtg ctgACAGCCTTCAGAAAGAGACATTCTCCAGTTCCAGTGTGCTTTCTGCAGAATCCAATGCCTCTTTAACACAGTTGTTTATTCCAAAGTCTATTGTGCAGCCAACCAGACCATCTAGTTCAGGCAGTATAAGAAAGGCACACTTCCAACAAAGCACTTTATCTCAGCCCCATACACCACCATACAGTGTTTCTCAAGAAGTTGACACTTCTCAGCGAGAGGGCAGTTATGGCCTGCCAGCTCAGGTGAGCCTGGATTCTACACCTGCACCTGCTCCTGGGACTTGGGAAGGTGTTAAAGAGGGAGACTCATCTCTGGTTGGTTCTGGAACCTTGCAGGAGATCAGGCGTTTGCTCGGCCATGCAGAAAGCCTGGTGTCTAGTCATTTTTCTGTCACCTCCTCCCCTGGCTCACACTGTTACCCTGAGAGTGATACCTCTTTTTTGTCACTCAGGCAGAACACACAAGCATATAATGATGATTCATTTTTGTCAGTTGATAGA GGTTTCTTTGGTACTAGCTCGCTCTTCCTCAGACTCCGCCCTAAAGGAGAGCTCGTCATCCTCATCTGGGCCTCTAGAGATGTCCACAAATTTGGCTCACATGAGCAAAGGGCCTCAACACCCTCTCAGGGCAAGGAGGAAAATCTGAAGTCACGTGACTTCCGTGTGGCTCCACGGAGAGCAGAGCCTGAGGGATGCAGTGCAGCAGACCCAGACAGGGCAGGTCCAGTGACCGTGTCGATTACACAGGGAAACGCTTCAACATCAGATGGCGAGCAGCAAAGCTTGGACCATACAGAAAATGTAGCCATCAGTTCATCTGAAATAAGTctcacccacagtcaaacagaGGCAGAAAAAGGTGTTTTAAGTGATGCCAGCAGTGAGCATTCACTGGCTTCTAGGGTCGCTAAGCTTCTTCAGAGCGAGTCGTCTGTCTCTGTTGTTACCAGCCGCTCAAGTACTGCTGATCCTGATGAGAGCCGAGCAAGAG AGTGGCTCATTAACAAGGTCTCTGGTGGCAAGTGTGAACTTAATTCAGAGGACAGAAGGAGAATCGAGGAGATTAAAAGAGATCTCCTGCTACACACTAAG TCGAGTTCAGCTTCAGAAAGCAGTTCCCAGTCCAGTGCTGGCACTGTACCTCAGCCTGCTGTAGGTTTTGCAGCAGTGCGCAGTGCAGAAGATCGCCTCTCTGAGCAGCTGCAGAGACTCAGTCGGATTCCACTCGACTCCAGTGTTCCACTGCACACACCAGTGGAAGATGGAGTAAGTCAGATTCCTATCAAGGAGAGGCGTgaccttcaacacacacactcgcctcATTCGAGTCAGCACCTCTACATAAACAACGGCCATGCTGTACACAATGACAATGTGCTAGAAAGCAACTCGTACCCAACCCCGAGGTCTTCTGATGTATGGAAGCTACAGACTAAAATGACAAATAGATCAACGAAGTCTGAAGTTGGGAACGGGACAgcggaaaaggaaaaagaattaAGAGGGGAAGATGTGCAtgcagaaaatgagaaaaacaaaaccttaCCAGTCACAGAGGCAGCTCACACTGTCATCAGAGGAACACGAGAGTTCACCCCAGGCTTGGAGTCGGGTTCAGTCATTGGTTATAAACCTCACCCCAATAGTCAACCCACACCTTCAGTGAAATTACAGCAAAACACCACCCAAAGACCTGACACTCCTGTCAGCGATTCTGGAGAGCTGGTGACTGGATCTCCAACACATCACTCAAATGGTCCCTATTCCTCAAGAGAAGTCCCAGTCTCCAATACCAATAAACAGCAACAAGTCTCTATAGCCACTGAGACCAATTTAAGCAAAGACAGAAATGCAGACCAGTACCAGAACATAGGAGTGGTTCATGGAAATTCACAGATGACCTCCAGACACAAGGAAAATAGACAGGCTGCTCCAAATATGCCTTTTTTTGTTAGTACTGCTG CAAATTCAACTTTATTGCCTTACAAACCTCATGGCAGTTCAGAGCTCTTCTACATGGCACAGACTGTCCGTGAGTTCTCCCCTAATCACTCTGATTCTGCAGTGGAGAGCTCCCACCCAG gtTCTGATGACGCTGTGCCCCCTCAGTTCACCCCTGAGGTTTTGGGATCCAGAGAGCTTGTGGACAACTACGTTACACCAAAACATAAGGAGGGTATTTACAGCAAGAGGGCCAAAATGAAACGAG CATCGAATCTGTCTGGAAATGGCGTTTACAACCAAATTGGCAATACTGGTCCTCCCGGTCAGCTTACTGGTTACAGAAAGTCTGTTTTCCCTGAGAATAAACAAGTGCCTGAGCAtatagaggaggaggaggaggaagtgtttATCCCCCTGCACATGGAGGCTAACATCAGTACAGCTGAACAACATATTAACTGCAGTGCTCAACATCATAACTTAGGAACAGAAAGTCTACCTTTACTTTCTAAGGCCATTAGGGAGAAGGAGCAGGACCAGATGGTTCATAACATTGGTGCAGAGATTGGCAACTCTCTGGACCAACTTTGGCATCGTTTCAATGAGCGATACAGCTTTCAGGAGACTCAAACCAGGAGCGACGTAGAAATATCACTGCTGGAGAGACTGGAACGCCTGTCTCGCCTCCTACAAAGCTCCTCCCCTCCACACAAACCTAAACAGGGACACAGTACAGTGGAGAAAAGCAAGAGTAGGAGAAGAGAGACTGAGCCAAGGAGAACACTTCCAAAAAAACATACTGCCAAAtatggaaaagagaaaaatgctCCAAAAACAGCATGGGAAATGAAGCCTTTAAGTACCAACCAGACCGCAGTGGAGGAAAAGTTGCGAAACCAAAATTATCGCTTTCCTGCCGAAAGAGACGAATCTGCCAGTGTTTCTGTGGAGACGAGCAGCTGCCAGTCTACCATCGACACACCACGCTTGATCAGAGCTTTCGGACCAGACAGAGTTAGCAGTGGGAGAGAAGTAGTGGCTGGAAGTCAGGCACTAAAGCCTAGTGATGTCCTATTGAAACTTCATAACAAcattaagaaacagaaaagaggACATGACAGCAGTGGCTCTGAAAGCCATCTCGTTTCTGTTGCCACCGATGATTCCATG GCTTCAGACACATTATCATCTTCAAGCACTTGTACCCAACGCTCCCAAAGAAGCACTGGGTGCAACACTAGTTCTAAGATGGCAAAGGTCAAACTGGTCAGCAGAAGCATACAAGCTG GTGATTTGGAGATTGTAGTTAATGGCACCCGTCGAGACACACGGGATGTAGGCACTACATTTCCATCTCCAAGTAGTGCCAAAGTCACCAGGGCATCTTCAGGAGCTTGTAGTGAGGTAAAGACCAATAAGCCAAGGGCTCCCAGTACATCTGCTGTTCAAACCCAATCAGATCTGAGGAGACACATGCTCAAGAAACAGACCTGCTACCCAAATG GTTTGTCATGGTTTGTACCTGCTGATGACCTAAAGTGGGATGCACGAAAGGAGAATAAACCCCAAACAGACGCAGGGCAGTCTGAAAGTCAAGCATGGTTTGAGCCCCACACCAGAACTCAGCCATGGAGAGCGCCTCTTAGAGAACGGCACATTCAAGTGGAAAAAGGGAAGCCCCctgaacaaaaaacacatcCAGAGAATAATTACAGCAGAAAAAGCCCTGCCTTGGTTCGTCTCACCCTGCAG GAGGCACTGGAGTTGCATCGACCAGAGTTTGTGTCCCGTTCTCGGGAGCGGATGAAAAGGCTGTGCCTGCTGGCTGAGGAACGAAAGATACAAGCCGTCTTcaacaaagaaagagaggagcTTTTTAACCGCCCATCAACTCTGCAGCAGCCAAAAG CACcagctcctccacctcttctttctAAGCGAGTTATTCCAATAAGTGAGATGATTCAGAGATC